In Peromyscus eremicus unplaced genomic scaffold, PerEre_H2_v1 PerEre#2#unplaced_1155, whole genome shotgun sequence, the genomic stretch tgtggtaaagctttttcACAACAGAGTCATCTCCAAGTTCATACAACAATTCATACTGGagtgaaaccctatgaatgtaatcaatgtgggaaagcctttgcatGTTACAGTTATCTTCAAGGTCATAAaataattcatactggagagaaactctatgaatgtaatcagtgtgggaaagcttTTGCACGTAACAGTAATCTTGAAAGGCATAAAATAACTCATACAGGAGTAAAACCATATGACTGTaatcaatgtgggaaagccttttcTCGACAGAGTTATctacaaatacataaaagaacccatactggagagaaaccctatgaatgtaatcaatgtgggaaGGCCTTTTCACGACAGAGTtatctccaaatacataaaagaacccatactggagagaaaccctatggatGTAAGCAATGTGGTAAATCTTTTGCAGATTATACTTATATTAGAGTACATGAAAAAATTCACACTGGAGTGAAactatatgaatgtaatcagtgtgggaaagccttttcaCAACAGGGTTAtctccaagttcataaaagaattcacactggagagaaaccctatgaatgtaatcaatgtggaaaAACTTTTGCACGTCACAGAAatcttcaaagacataaaagaatTCATATTGGacagaagccctatgaatgtaattaatGTGAGAAAACCTTTTCACAAGAGAATCAtctccaagttcataaaagaactCATCtgagagagaaaccctatgaatctAAGCAATATGGTAAAGCTTTTGCATGTCACAGTTacctcaaaggcatgaaagaattcatattgGAGAGGAACCCTATGAGTGTAATCAGTGTCATAAAGTCTTTGCATTTACCATAGTCTTTGAAACCATGAAAGAGTTCATCCAGGAGTGAAACCTGTAGTGTTTAATCAATCTGTTAAAGTCTTCATATATTAGAGCAGTTTTTGAGGACGCAAAAGAACTTACACTGAAGGGGAATCTATGAGTATAAAGGATTTAGTAAGATCTTTAGCCAACAAGCTTACATTTAGTTACTCAAGGTTATTTATTGTGGAGATAAAATCTGACAAGTGTCAACAATCTATTCAAGCATTAAaatgtccttttttattttgttttcatctacTAACTCATATGAATAAAAGCCCTGTGGATTTAATTAGTAAGGCAACCTTTTAGATATCATACTTcttttcaattaaataaaataactcaTCCAGGAGTAAAACTTTATGGATGTATACTagtctttttctcttcctgtgataaaacacaatgtctaaggcaacttaaaaaaagagcttaatttggcttatggttccaaagCAAAACAAGTTCATCAAGAGAGAGTC encodes the following:
- the LOC131902010 gene encoding zinc finger protein 120-like; amino-acid sequence: NAVTYDDVHVDFTWDEWALLDPSQKSLYKNVMLETYRNLTAIGYKWEDHNINEKFQRSRRNRRHERSHTGEKPYECNQCGKAFSQQSNLQIHRRTHTQEKPYECNHCGKAFARYTHLQSHKRIHTGEKPYVCNQCGKAFSQQSHLQVHTTIHTGVKPYECNQCGKAFACYSYLQGHKIIHTGEKLYECNQCGKAFARNSNLERHKITHTGVKPYDCNQCGKAFSRQSYLQIHKRTHTGEKPYECNQCGKAFSRQSYLQIHKRTHTGEKPYGCKQCGKSFADYTYIRVHEKIHTGVKLYECNQCGKAFSQQGYLQVHKRIHTGEKPYECNQCGKTFARHRNLQRHKRIHIGQKPYECN